One window of the Epinephelus moara isolate mb chromosome 22, YSFRI_EMoa_1.0, whole genome shotgun sequence genome contains the following:
- the si:ch211-191i18.4 gene encoding uncharacterized protein si:ch211-191i18.4 gives MKPTACTVFLLLICCVRLQRVDCSLPVFTPASPQLQFEVSQSDSVTALNRKNGPSRLPGLCRRLKRRRVTVLCNQEKFCWRGRSQRTRSGQVCLCPRGSRCPHVFVHSL, from the exons atgaagcCGACAGCGTGCACCGTGTTCCTGCTGCTGATCTGCTGCGTCCGTCTGCAGAGAGTTGACTGCAGTCTGCCCGTCTTCACGCCAGCGTCCCCTCAGCTGCAG TTTGAAGTTTCACAGTCAGACAGCGTCACCGCTCTGAACAGGAAGAATGGACCCAGTCGACTTCCTGGACTCTGTCGACGGCTGAAGAGACGCAGAGTCACCGTCCTG tgTAACCAGGAGAAGTTCTGTTGGAGGGGGCGGAGTCAGAGGACTAGGTCTGGCCAGGTGTGTCTCTGTCCGCGGGGCTCCAGGTGTCCACATGTCTTTGTCCACAGTCTGTGA